A stretch of the Aphelocoma coerulescens isolate FSJ_1873_10779 chromosome 22, UR_Acoe_1.0, whole genome shotgun sequence genome encodes the following:
- the LOC138121600 gene encoding tumor necrosis factor receptor superfamily member 10A-like — protein sequence MRRPRRRCLPLLLLVTAAALGTSAVTLRSRDSLDLLDQGWGGKDDYYLAANGLSCQKCPPGTYVAEECKEQNGSGRCVPCEDGEYMEYPNALRQCRDCRKCREDQVEVNGCQPVRNTVCACRNGTFCPPDHPCEMCQKCQPRCPEGQVVLKPCTPYSDLQCGPATDTGSSYPWPLILAVLTVTILFVPAVCFWWCRCRSPGDGRPSSRRPYKMVTSMFRKLPWYTGTEDNSINERLQSQQRHPAAEPVVPQSGSDRPKRRLVPAPGTDPIQVLRLSFYIFAKKIPMDNWKKFGRNLGLEENDIVPDWTEDAFYQMLYKWLNREGTSASVNTLLETLDRLHLGGVAEDISSTLVNNGTFQYETS from the exons ATGCGCCGGCCCCGACGGCGCtgcctccctctgctgctgctggtcacG GCGGCTGCTTTGGGAACCAGTGCTGTCACActgaggagcagggacagcttggATCTCCTGGATCAaggctggggagggaaggaCGATTACTACCTGGCAGCCAATGGCCTCTCTTGCCAGAAGTGCCCTCCAG GCACCTACGTTGCAGAGGAGTGTAAAGAACAGAACGGCTCTGGCAGGTGTGTGCCCTGTGAAGATGGGGAGTACATGGAATATCCAAACGCCCTCCGGCAGTGCCGGGACTGCAGGAAGTGCAGGGAAG aTCAGGTGGAGGTGAATGGCTGCCAGCCCGTCAGGAACACGGTGTGCGCCTGCAGGAACGGCACCTTCTGCCCGCCCGACCACCCCTGCGAGATGTGCCAGAAGTGCCAGCCCAG GTGTCCCGAGGGTCAAGTGGTGCTGAAACCCTGCACACCCTACAGTGACCTCCAATGCGGTCCTGCCACGGACACCGGCTCCTCCT ACCCCTGGCCCCTCATCCTGGCGGTGCTCACGGTCACGATCCTGTTTGTGCCTGCAGTCTGCTTCTGGTGGTGCCGCTGCCGCTCCCCAG GGGATGGGAGACCCTCGAGCAGGAGGCCCTACAAAATGGTG acCTCCATGTTCCGGAAGCTGCCGTGGTACACGGGGACAGAGGACAATTCCATCAACGAGCGCTTGCAGAGCCAGCAGCGTCACCCGGCGGCAGAGCCCGTG GTGCCGCAGAGTGGGAGTGACAGACCCAAGAGGAGGCTGGTTCCAGCgccagggactgaccccattcAGG TGCTGCGGCTCTCCTTTTACATCTTTGCCAAAAAGATCCCCATGGACAACTGGAAGAAATTTGGCCGCAACCTGGGCCTGGAGGAGAACGACATCGTCCCGGACTGGACGGAGGACGCCTTCTACCAGATGCTCTACAAGTGGCTGAATAGGGAAGGCACCAGCGCCTCTGTGAACACGCTGCTGGAGACCCTGGACCGGCTGCACCTGGGTGGGGTGGCAGAGGACATCTCCTCCACGCTGGTCAACAATGGGACCTTTCAGTACGAAACGAGCTGA